In Cyanobacterium stanieri LEGE 03274, one genomic interval encodes:
- a CDS encoding metallophosphoesterase, translated as MTKTLIQITDTHLLDSPEEFLRGENPWYNLKAILDKVKKLQPDGLLLTGDLTDKGSKVAYEYLLKAMNEFNCPIYWLYGNHDDGNLLTKMLSPINCLGCQSIDLGFWRLLLLDSVLVGAKFGGGYIKQTQLDWLKEELIKYRDKPTMIALHHHPVTTGIDWVDQIGVENGDDLIHLLQLFSQVRLVLFGHIHHALHYHHVNGVGKGIDFWGCPSTFSQVSPAQPTHDSHLPGFRVINLFENGDYSTEVQRLNFSHSLEQMSK; from the coding sequence ATGACAAAAACTTTGATTCAAATTACCGATACCCATTTATTAGATTCACCAGAAGAATTTTTACGGGGGGAAAATCCTTGGTATAACTTAAAGGCTATTTTAGATAAAGTAAAAAAATTACAGCCCGATGGATTATTATTAACAGGGGATTTAACGGATAAGGGTAGTAAGGTTGCCTATGAATATTTACTCAAGGCAATGAATGAGTTTAATTGCCCTATCTACTGGTTATATGGTAATCATGACGATGGTAATCTATTGACAAAAATGTTATCGCCCATAAACTGTTTAGGTTGCCAAAGCATTGATTTAGGATTTTGGCGATTACTGTTGCTCGATTCTGTGTTGGTGGGAGCAAAATTTGGTGGGGGTTACATTAAACAAACTCAATTGGATTGGCTAAAGGAAGAATTAATAAAGTATCGAGATAAACCAACCATGATCGCACTCCATCATCATCCTGTTACCACTGGTATCGATTGGGTTGACCAAATTGGGGTTGAAAATGGAGATGATTTGATCCATTTATTACAGTTATTTTCCCAAGTACGTTTGGTACTGTTCGGACATATTCACCATGCTCTACATTATCATCATGTCAATGGAGTGGGTAAAGGAATAGACTTTTGGGGATGCCCTTCTACTTTTTCTCAGGTAAGCCCTGCTCAACCTACCCATGATTCCCATTTACCCGGTTTTCGTGTGATTAATTTATTTGAAAATGGTGACTATAGCACTGAGGTGCAAAGGTTAAATTTCTCCCATTCTCTTGAGCAGATGAGCAAGTAA